From Mustela erminea isolate mMusErm1 chromosome 1, mMusErm1.Pri, whole genome shotgun sequence, a single genomic window includes:
- the IFNAR2 gene encoding interferon alpha/beta receptor 2 isoform X4 has translation MLWSQNASPLRSRNLCLVVCISLLSGVLSSLPDLSDKSCTFKVTLRNFRVILSWELKNHSIVPDRYTLQYTVISRPDGVKIVEHCSNITASFCDLTDVWEVLPETYAVTVDGFRGNTTLVTCFTDFFLAADISLEPPEFDIVNFTDHINVNVNFPPVLPKILEELLQFHLSLIIEEQSGEIVKKHNPALDENVIGNFTYIIDKLLPNTNYCVSVYFMPRNLEAIRRSPVKCTLLQPARDTEF, from the exons ATGCTTTGGAGCCAGAATGCTTCCCCACTTAGATCACGGAATCTGTGTCTCGTGG TGTGTATCAGCCTCCTGTCTGGTGTGTTATCTTCGCTGCCTG ATTTGTCAGACAAATCTTGCACTTTCAAGGTGACATTACGCAATTTCCGGGTCATCTTATCTTGGGAATTGAAAAACCATTCGATTGTACCAGATCGCTATACATTACAGTACACGGTTATAAG taGACCAGACGGTGTGAAGATTGTGGAGCACTGTTCAAATATCACAGCATCATTCTGTGACCTAACGGATGTGTGGGAGGTCCTGCCTGAGACATACGCCGTCACGGTTGACGGGTTCAGAGGGAACACGACGCTGGTCACGTGCTTCACCGATTTCTTCCTGGCAGCAGACA TATCTTTGGAGCCACCAGAGTTTGATATTGTTAACTTTACCGACCACATTAACGTCAATGTGAATTTTCCACCCGTCCTTCCCAAGATACTAGAAGAACTATTACAGTTTCACCTATCACTTATCATCGAAGAACAGTCAGGGGAGATTGTCAAGAAG CATAACCCCGCACTAGATGAAAACGTCATTGGAAATTTCACTTACATCATCGACAAATTACTTCCAAACACAAACTACTGCGTATCTGTTTATTTCATGCCTAGAAATCTGGAAGCAATACGCAGATCACCAGTAAAATGTACCCTCCTTCAACCTGCACGCGACACAg